A window of the Brassica napus cultivar Da-Ae chromosome C5, Da-Ae, whole genome shotgun sequence genome harbors these coding sequences:
- the LOC106367640 gene encoding uncharacterized protein LOC106367640 — translation MAALKLIKQGAKVAIGNGRKTKLWEEQWLGSKPTFARRTTSFILPQYRQIVTPSMTVVDLMNVPGKEWNRELIESIFPENIKEQILATNIQGSHGEDTYYWEYTKTGHYTVKSGYWVQQSINKPDQSNETVDRPSLDGLFQQIWKMNTSPKVHHFLWKCLSDSLPAAANMRNRHIAKDGSCGRYAMEDETINHILFTCPYARLIWALSPIHAPKNGVLSDSLYANLARVMNLKHQDPTEKVYDDLVPWLLWRIWKNRNEFLFKGIDYTPPSTVSKAREDMEEWLKRKEEEKTVANTAPRSSQHHRWKPPPTSWIKCNSDGAWQRDRHQNGMGWISRNEHGKLLWAGMKSVQGLRSPAEAEAEGIKWAMHSMSSLGYKQVIFETDALLIVKMVAGTEEIWPNLKPIIMEIQNCLTGNASYRLEYYPRESNKAADKIANEAFSLQNHVSKLYSIVPVWLKSVFETDLSTVVPNFMG, via the coding sequence ATGGCTGCGCTGAAACTGATCAAGCAAGGCGCAAAAGTGGCAATTGGAAACGGTAGAAAAACCAAACTATGGGAGGAGCAATGGTTGGGAAGCAAGCCTACCTTCGCACGTAGAACCACAAGTTTCATACTACCTCAATACCGACAGATAGTGACGCCTAGCATGACAGTTGTTGATCTGATGAATGTTCCCGGAAAAGAATGGAACAGAGAGCTCATTGaaagcatctttccagagaacATCAAAGAGCAAATTCTAGCTACAAATATCCAAGGGAGTCACGGAGAGGACACCTACTACTGGGAGTACACTAAAACCGGCCACTACACCGTCAAATCTGGGTACTGGGTGCAGCAAAGCATAAACAAACCAGACCAGAGCAACGAGACAGTGGATCGACCGAGCCTTGATGGCCTCTTTCAGCAGATATGGAAGATGAATACAAGCCCAAAAGTTCACCATTTCCTTTGGAAATGTCTCAGCGACTCACTACCAGCAGCTGCAAACATGAGGAACAGACATATAGCCAAAGATGGTAGCTGTGGAAGATACGCTATGGAAGATGAGACGATCAATCATATACTCTTCACATGCCCATATGCTCGGTTGATTTGGGCTTTGTCTCCAATTCACGCTCCAAAAAATGGAGTATTGTCAGACTCTCTCTATGCAAACCTGGCCCGTGTgatgaacctgaaacatcaagACCCTACTGAAAAGGTGTATGATGATCTCGTTCCTTGGCTGCTCTGGAGAATCTGGAAAAACCGAAATGAGTTCCTCTTTAAAGGAATTGACTACACACCGCCAAGCACAGTCAGTAAAGCAAGAGAGGACATGGAAGAATGGTTgaaaagaaaggaggaagaAAAAACTGTAGCCAATACAGCCCCTCGCAGCAGTCAACACCATCGATGGAAACCCCCACCCACTAGCTGGATAAAATGCAACTCAGATGGAGCATGGCAGAGAGATCGACATCAAAATGGAATGGGCTGGATAAGTAGAAATGAACATGGCAAACTGCTCTGGGCGGGCATGAAAAGCGTTCAGGGACTGAGATCACCTGCAGAAGCAGAAGCGGAAGGGATCAAATGGGCAATGCACTCCATGAGCAGCCTAGGATACAAGCAGGTGATCTTTGAGACAGATGCACTCTTGATTGTCAAAATGGTTGCAGGAACTGAAGAAATATGGCCAAATCTCAAGCCAATCATTATGGAAATACAAAACTGTCTCACTGGAAACGCTAGCTACAGGCTCGAGTATTATCCAAGAGAGAGTAATAAAGCAGCAGATAAGATAGCAAATGAGGCTTTTTCTTTACAGAATCATGTCTCTAAGTTATATTCTATTGTGCCAGTTTGGTTAAAATCTGTGTTTGAGACAGATTTGTCTACTGTAGTTCCAAACTTTATGGGTTGA